One Cryptomeria japonica chromosome 9, Sugi_1.0, whole genome shotgun sequence genomic window carries:
- the LOC131060990 gene encoding uncharacterized protein LOC131060990, producing MQAKEAESESIDEERQSKGSLRVEAIPSGFEASRRRKRRWRICRCCLSCGAVLILLAIIMIVLALTVFKAKDPVITLNSVTIDDLNANFDLPTLTVHINLTLTADTSIKNTNKAASFKHGNSTTLILYRGKTVGQALIPPGTLKADRTARMNVSVTVFVDAVLSSASEFIRDGISGSLNMTTRTEISGRANVLHLIKKHVTVIALCDITVDVSSRSSEVLQCKKSYKL from the coding sequence ATGCAGGCAAAGGAAGCAGAATCCGAATCAATTGACGAAGAGCGGCAATCAAAAGGGTCTCTGCGAGTAGAAGCCATTCCTTCGGGCTTCGAAGCTTCAAGACGACGCAAACGCCGTTGGCGGATCTGCAGATGCTGTCTCTCCTGCGGTGCTGTCTTAATTCTCCTCGCCATAATCATGATCGTCCTGGCCCTAACGGTGTTCAAGGCCAAGGATCCCGTGATAACCCTAAATTCCGTCACAATTGATGACCTTAACGCAAATTTTGATTTGCCCACTTTGACGGTGCACATTAACTTGACGCTCACTGCGGACACATCGATCAAGAACACCAACAAGGCGGCTAGTTTCAAGCATGGCAACAGCACAACCTTGATCCTGTATCGCGGCAAGACGGTGGGGCAGGCCCTCATACCCCCAGGCACACTCAAGGCCGACAGGACCGCCAGAATGAATGTTTCTGTGACGGTCTTTGTTGACGCCGTTCTGTCAAGTGCTTCTGAATTTATCAGAGATGGGATTTCAGGGAGCCTCAATATGACCACCAGGACTGAGATCTCTGGGAGGGCTAATGTTCTGCATCTTATAAAGAAGCATGTGACTGTGATTGCTTTATGTGATATTACTGTTGATGTGTCTTCAAGGAGTTCTGAGGTGCTGCAGTGTAAAAAGAGCTACAAGCTATGA